The genomic stretch ACCTGCTGTAAAACACCCAAATGGTTTTCCAGATTGTCTCATTAGATACCCATAATGGAGCTAACAATCTTGAGCTGATATACCACATACAGAATGATCGGTGAAAgtcagagagaaaaagatatATATCAGTTGATTACAACAGCTAGGGCAAGGTACTAATTAAAGCCTGCTTCACGAAAGAAAATTGAATTCAAAAACTCTAAAATCTAATTGGTAGTCGATGGTGCGACCAGGCACTCCAGGTGAATACAATCCAGACTTGATCCCTAGGCGACTGAAGCTTTCGGTTTGACGGCACAAGGGGCTATTGGTTGTTTTGGCCCAGCCATTTGGCCTGTAGCTCACGCTGTGCGGCGAAGTCGGCTATGTTACTATACGCCATTGAGAGTAGCTTCACCGCCGACGTGAGTATGCACTCGATGACTAGAACTTTGCCGAGCTTTTATAGCCCTTTGTACATGAAACACTAGAAGTTGATTCGAGAGGCGCCTGCAGAGTAATTTTCTGGCATTGATTGTTAAGAGATGCTAGTACCAGCACATGACCCAGGTTTATTGGACACggctttccctttcttctaCAGAGATGTTGCTAGTCTGGTCATTGTTATGTGATGTACCTCTTGACAGTTCGGCAGAGCGTATGGCAAAGTGTCCATAGGCATCCATAGGTGAGCCAGGGTAAGAGCGGATTTCAGATAGCACAGTAAGACTGAGGAGTATGGTTGCTTGCGGAGTGATTGACTCCGTCGTCGTAGTTTGATCGTCTAAACTATTCTGAACCGGTGCTCCCATTGCAGCTACGGCCTTGTGACTCCTAGCAGAGTTAACACGAGGTCTTGCCGGGCGTTGTGCGGCTGCTTGCCACTTTCGTATAGTCTTGTATATGAGCATGGTCACCACGAGAATGTTAGCGGCCAGCAATGATAGACACGCCTGACGTTATCAGCACAGTGATTAGTCAACGAAAGAGGAGAGTTTACCTGGATGTGTCCCATTGCGGTGAAAAGTAGCCTGGAGTCTGACCGTCGACGAAATGTTGTAGCGTAGTATAGGATAGCATACAATATAGATGCCAGTAGAGTCAGAATGCTGCTTGAAAATAGGGATAAGATAAGCAGCCGCTCGGTCGGCGGGAACTTGATGCGCCAGAGAAGAGTCAGTGGCCCTGCAATGAGAAACAGATCTGAAATAAATTCTACTGTAAAAAGTAGATCAAGTCATTCAACGACTGAAAGTGAAGTTAAATTTTGTAACGTACATGCAAACAATGTTGCAATCAGTCTTCCGAAAGATACAGTCGTCGTAGTGGTAAAGCAAGTTTCGATTTTGAGCTTCCACCAAGGCGAGCCGCGACAACCGAGCGTTGTTACCAATATGCTGGCAATGTAAAGAAGCGAGGTTGCCCCCGAAAGAACCAGTGCCAACTTTCTACATGGATTTCCTGGCATAAAAAGCCTGGCTAGTGTCAGAGACAACGATAACCGAGAGCCCCtaaaacataaaaaagaTTGGTCAGGTATTTACGTGTTTCTACGTCAAGAAAATATAATACCAAAGCATTGAATAGCCAACAAAAAAATAGAGCCACCAGGAGAACAGGAAGGTGTTGCTATCTTCGTCGACAGTGTCCCAAGTGATAGTgtctttggaaaaaattAATATATGACCAACGATGGAGCGTTTATTGATGTTTAATGAGCCAACTCACTGTGGTTTTTGAACTGCAACCAAAACAGTAGAATGCCTATAAAATTACAGACAATGGGGGGAATAACGGCATAGTCGTCCCACCACATAAGCTTTTTTCGCCAGCGTTGCGATACACGAATACACCCGGAAGAAATAGCTAGGGCATGAATAAACGTAAGGGATACTGAAGCAGAAGGATGTCAGCCAGGTGTAATGACAGACGCAGTAGAATGAATTTGTTGCAGCATAGAACATACTTTTCCAGGCCAAAGTGTTTTGAGATTCAGACAGCATATTCTGTGGGCAAGGGTTCAAGGCAGAGTAGATAGACGCGGGAGTAAAAGTCGATATTTAAACTGAATGGCCGAGGAAATAACCAGAGGCAACCCTGAAGCCTGGTCCCTGTAACGACCAAATACTTTTCAGAACCATATATATCTGAGAGAAGATCCCTTAGCCAAGGGCCTAACGATTGCCTACTTTATCTGACCTACCTGCGCTGTGCCGCATCGTGTATCAAGGCCGGGTCAAAATGGGTATCTATGTGCGCAGTTTATCGCGTCAACCTCCCACTGAACTTGGACCTGCAGTCAGAAGCTGTCAGTCCTTATCCCAATCAGCATCGAGCAAAAAACATACTCCTTCGCATATGGCATCAATCCGCAAAAACCGGCGTACAAAAAATTGAATGGGTGTATCTTGGGTGTATCGTGTGGACGTGGAAGAATTCTACAAGAATACCGGCGGTCTAGACCTAATCAGACAGTTTGAAGTCCGCTGGCAACGTCCGGCATGCCAGGGGTGGCGCCCGGCAGTCTCGACAGACTTTGTCGCAGACTCCAAAGTGGAGGATGCAAATACTCAAAGAATTGTATATGACAGAAGAACTGATAGCCAATTCCCGGCTAGGTTCAAGGTTTTGAAAATACTTAGCGTGATGTTGGGTTTTACACAATATGAGGCTTAGATGACTCACTATGTATAAGTTGTTCAGAACATCCACGAAATTGTTCTTGTAGCATTACTTCTCGCTCGATAAGAAAACATCCTATGACAAATACCACAAGAGAAATCAATCAAACACGGAACAAAGGCCGGAATAAGTGGATAGACGCCACAGAAAAAATGTTGAAACCCAATCATACACCATCCTGGCGATGTCCAGCAACTTCTGAATCGAAACGGATAACAGCGGAGTCCCAGAGAGCGAATGATGATGAGAAAAACACTGTACGTCCATGATTGGCTAACTCCATGGCACGAAACCAAGGGGTGGAACCAATAATCAGACGCTAAAACGAGAAGACAAGCTGCCATATTCCCAACATGGCGAAATTACTCAATGGCCCAGGATAGGCGTGTAGGATGAAGACATACTAGTAGAGCAGGGGGATGTCGCCGGCCGGTACGTGAATGACAGGATTGAACCGGTGGCGCGCTTTGCTGCCAGGAACTCGTCGAGTGTTAAACGCACATGcttcaagcaaagcaacCTCCGAAGTAGCCAGATATAAGTGTCGCAAAGGAAGTCAGACAGGAATTATAAAAGTGGATTGCTGTGGGAGGATATTTAGAGACTAGAGTTACATATGGCTATGGTATCGATATGTGTACGGATGAAAAGatatgacgatgatgacgattGACTATGGAGAGAGGGACGACGGACGAGGGCCGAACTTGTTTGTTTCAAGTAAcatacagcagcagcaccaatAAGCACGGCTGCCGTCCTGTTACGTATTATTTaaccaaaaaagagagagtTTGATAGCATTTTGGACACAGCGAGCAGTGAGCGAGTGAAAAGAGAGCCAAGGGACAGAGATCAGGGACGTTTGGGCTGGGTTTTCCGGAGGCCGGACCAACTGAGTCCACCGCCGCGGTGGAAGCTAGTGTATCCGGGTAGATAACAAGCAGCTGGCGGTATGCGAGAGGGAGAGACAGGGTTGCAGGAACGTTTGTTTGCGTTCCAATCTTGTTcgggtcgtcgtcgtcggtcGCAGTGGTCGCGCAAGATCGAGGGATGTAGGTGATCGTAGGACGCAAGGCACAGAAGAAAGAATAGAAAGAGatccaagaaaaaaagagcggACGGCGGAAAACAAGCCCACCAAAAAGATAACCATTGaaaacttgaagttgaattgaagcttgaaggaaaGAGGAAGGAGCAAAGCAAGAGTCATAATGATAACACAAACGTGTAAAATAAACTTTGTTTTCTCGAAGAAAAGTTAAAGGAAGTAAATAAAAAATCGAGCGAAACAAAATGAAACTACAAGCATATTTTACGATAATAGTAAGccccaaaaaacacaaacctAACCTACAAGTGAGTAAGTAAGTAAAGTAAGTcggaagggaaagggagatTGGGAGGGTAGAGGAGGATGAAATAATATCCCGAGGTTGTTGGACAGCCGTACTTTTATTTCTCCATTATTATCAACGTCCACAGGAGGGCGGAGGCGCCAACTTGAGAGGGAAGATGAAAGAGGGCGCAGGCGAGATGCTTTTTTGGGAGGGGAGGTTGCAGCGGATTATTGACTCGATTCGATTTGATATATCGCAGGATGTGTTTCGTAGCAAAGAGCGACTGCGGGTGAGAACGGCGAGAGAACAGGCAGGGAAACAGGCAAGCAGGCAGAGATATatgaaaaagaaggaaagaaggcATAGAGATACGCGGCCAGAGATTATGAAACAACGGTAAGGGTCTGTCGAGTCGGGAGGAGTGAGGTGGTGTGGCGTGGCGAATCAATAGGCGACAGCGATACGTGTGTAAAAAAGGGGTATCCGATAATTAAAAATCTTGTTTACACACAATAATCGCAattagaaagaaaaagagaaggtAAAGAGAAGGTCGAAGGTTTAAAAGGGAAAAGATTAGAACACGAAACAAACACGAGTGACATAATTCTGGGGTATGGTTAAGTAAAGGgagatgaagaaggaagaagcagaaaaaacCACAGGAACAGGAAATTGAAGGAAATACGAAGCAAAATTTCCCCCCTTTCCGTCCGGGCACTAGTGACTTTAGAGCGTGGCACCATTAGTCTGGATGCCGTCCACATGCATATCCACATGTTCGTCATCTCCGTTCAAAAACGCGGCGTCCGCGTCGTCGTTTCCATCACCCAGGGCGCCAACGCCAAGGCCGACACCCATAGCATCTCCACCGTTTGCGCCGTTGCCGCTCGCCATGCGCTTCGCTCCAGACCCTCCTTGCGGTCCAGAACGAGGTGGGTTCGCGCACCTATCCTTCCCATGCGCGATGCGCAGGTTAGCGTACTCCGGCTTGTTCTTAATTGCATCAATCGCCTTGATGGCGTTCGAAATGTTCGTAAAGTTGACGAACGCGCAATTCCTACGTTTAAAAAAACACATATACCATCAATTTCTTAAAATAGAAATGTGAAAGAAACCAGAAACACGTACTTCTCCTTCAAAAAGTTGACCAGCTCAATATCCCCATACTCTCCAAAGTCACGCTTGAGCTTGTCTTCAGTGAATGCCTCGTAGTCCTCGACATTGCCAATGTACACATTCCTCGTGGCGCCAGAATGCACAGCGAGGGCGAGTGTCGGTGGGAGCGGTCCTGAGTTCTTGCCCCAACCGATCTTCAGGCGGCGGTTGTTCAGGGTCAGGCCCTGATACGACGCCACCTGGAAGAATGTGAATGCAGCTGCAGGGTCGACGAAGGTCACGAACTAGAAGTACCAAAGGAAAGGGTCAAAATTAACTTGTTTGTTCGGGTCCCATATGGAACCTATACCGCAACAAGTGTTGCGGTAaacagaagagaaaaaaaagacgtACAGCAATGTGTTTATCCTGCATATACCTAATGCTCTGCAATACACCTCCGCGAATAGCATTGCACAAATCCTCCGTGGTTGTCTCGGGGTGAATGTTTCCAAGGTACACCGTCCTGTTCATTGCCTGTACACCCATGCCATTCGCCATGTTGCCCGCGCCCATTATGTCGACTGGCGTGAATGGCGCGCCAGTGTAGTTATTGAACGGAGCAAAGTTCGCCTGCTGGGGAGACATCGCTTGTTGTGCGACGAGCGACTGAGCCGCGGCGGCCTGTGCCTGTTGGGCAGCGGCCTGCTGCGATTTGGGGATGTATGCACATCGATCTTTGCCGTAGTTGACACGTTTGCCTGCCCAAGCGGGTTCTGTAGGCAGGGTGTTTACAACCTGTGCAAAAAATATTTACATTGTGTTAACAgaatagaaaataaaaatactCACTTTGGTCGCAATGGAAATGCTCAAGAAGTGAACAAATCCAATGTTCTTATCTCTGACAATCTTCACTTGGTCAATAAGACCAAATCGGCTCAGCTCATCGCGGAGCTGTTCCTCCGTCATGCCCTCGTCCAAACCGCCAACGTAGACGTTTCGGCTGGCGTTGCTCTGGCTGATGGCCAGGGCAACCTGAGCTGGTACTGGGGATGGCTTTCCCCAACCAATCTTCAATTCTTGGCCATGGAGCGACAGTTTTTTAATGGTCGCATCAGCATGGAACGCCGCAGCGGTGGCGCCGTCcaagaaggagaggaagacgcaCGACTTCTCCGGCAAGACGCGAATTGATTCGAGAGGGCCGAAATGGACAAGGTTTAACAGTTCGTCAACAGAGGCGGTCGCGGGGAGGTTGCCGACGTATACCGTACGACCAGTAGCATTGGACGAGGCATTTAGTGCGGCAGTGAGCGCGACGGGAGAGTAGGCCCCGGCTTGAGCAGACGGAATGTTCAGGTTGAGCGAAGGCAACCTCTGCTGGGCAAAGTTCTGCGTTGGTGGCAACGTGCATAAGCTTGCCTTGTTGGCATGCGAGATAGGGGGTTCGGGTGCTCACCTGGGCGAAGTTACCCATTTGCCCGTTGTACGGGAAACTACCGAGCATTCCCATGCCCggcatacccatacccagCATGTTGTAAGCATTGAAGGCGTTGTAGGTGCCATTAGGGCTGccttgctgctgttgctgttgctgctgctgttgttgctgctgttgctgctgttgttgaacggcaaatgctgctgctgtgttGGGGCTAAGCTGAGCATTCATCACATTCCCGTTAGTCTGAGTGTTGACCGCAAGAGAAGGGGTCGAGTATAGGGGACTGCCAGCAAACGAGGCCCCGTTGGCCTGGGAGCTATTGAACGCGGGTTGTGCGATGTTGGCGTTGGGCCCGTAGCCATAGTTGGCGAAAGCATCGCTGCGAGACGAGTTATTTTGAACAGCCGTGCCGTTGTTTTGAGCAGAAAAGGCGGAAGTGGGAGACCAACGCGCTTTTTTAGCATCAGGGCCACCAGCGGTTTCCATAGAGCGCTGAAAAGGGGTTGTGAGCACGGAAAGGAGGAGAACACGGAGGCATATACCTTCATCATATCGATTTCAAAGTAGGAAGGATATTGGACAAAGGCTGCTTGGGAGTCGTCCATTTGGTGGGGGGCAAGGGGTAGAACAGCGGGTAAAATGGAGGTGTATGTATGGCAACGGCGGGAATTATGGCAAAGAAAAGGGGAAAACGAGTTAGAGAAACGTAGATACTAACTTGTAGGGTAGAGAGCGTGTGGGCTGTTAAGCAGCAAAAGAGAGTGGTGGTTGGGGTAAAATAAAAAGACACGCACgcaaaagagaagaaaaagttcAACAAGGAGAGAATTGAACGAAGACTCTGCGCAGAAAAGGGCGCTTAATGCGTGGATGAGGTGTCAACGACGGGAACAACGACGAAGACGCGGGGAACAACGACAAAAAACAAACGACCAAAGACGAACAACGACAACAGCAGTCCAGCCCATTTTTCTCAAACACCTTGCCATTTCCATAAAACTATCCCACACACCCCTTGATGGCGCACGGACCCTACCTATTGTTTCCATCAAACATTCTCGGATATCTCAATCAACTTTTCTCATTTCTTTCCAGTTGTTCACCTCTATACAACAGGTTGTCCTCACTAACGCTAATGGAAAAGGACCGGTAAACCTACAACACTGGCGTTGGATTTAGGGAGCGTTGACGGATAAACGGAGACAAGACGGAGTAATGCGAACACTGTCCGTGCCCGTTAATTGATTTCATCCAACATAAAACATATTCAGCGCCTACAAGCAATCTCTGAGCTCTGCCTGCTCCTGAATAGTATGCGACCGTCTCACACTGTCGCCGATAGGATTTAGCCTGGTCGCAAACTGCCGTCGCCCTCAAGTACATGTCGTCGGTATAAACTCCATATAGTCTTCCGGTGTGGGGATAAtaatatcttcttcttcaactttcTCCTTTCGTTGAAGTTTAGAACCAAGTTGGCGGAGATTGATGGCCCGTGACGGCCAAAAATAACCACCAC from Psilocybe cubensis strain MGC-MH-2018 chromosome 2, whole genome shotgun sequence encodes the following:
- a CDS encoding Negative regulator of differentiation 1, which gives rise to MDDSQAAFVQYPSYFEIDMMKRSMETAGGPDAKKARWSPTSAFSAQNNGTAVQNNSSRSDAFANYGYGPNANIAQPAFNSSQANGASFAGSPLYSTPSLAVNTQTNGNVMNAQLSPNTAAAFAVQQQQQQQQQQQQQQQQQQGSPNGTYNAFNAYNMLGMGMPGMGMLGSFPYNGQMGNFAQNFAQQRLPSLNLNIPSAQAGAYSPVALTAALNASSNATGRTVYVGNLPATASVDELLNLVHFGPLESIRVLPEKSCVFLSFLDGATAAAFHADATIKKLSLHGQELKIGWGKPSPVPAQVALAISQSNASRNVYVGGLDEGMTEEQLRDELSRFGLIDQVKIVRDKNIGFVHFLSISIATKVVNTLPTEPAWAGKRVNYGKDRCAYIPKSQQAAAQQAQAAAAQSLVAQQAMSPQQANFAPFNNYTGAPFTPVDIMGAGNMANGMGVQAMNRTVYLGNIHPETTTEDLCNAIRGGVLQSIRYMQDKHIAFVTFVDPAAAFTFFQVASYQGLTLNNRRLKIGWGKNSGPLPPTLALAVHSGATRNVYIGNVEDYEAFTEDKLKRDFGEYGDIELVNFLKEKNCAFVNFTNISNAIKAIDAIKNKPEYANLRIAHGKDRCANPPRSGPQGGSGAKRMASGNGANGGDAMGVGLGVGALGDGNDDADAAFLNGDDEHVDMHVDGIQTNGATL